The genomic region attaaactttctttctatattttgtttactttactgcattttaaataaaaaatgttttgatatttgtaaatgaaattttcaatgaaaaaataaaagaattaaatgtaaagaaatacataagaattatcaaaaatacataCCTCCtcatattatagataattcaAAGATGacaataattcattaaataacTTGTTGCATATAGTTCTAAATggtcaaatatttaaactaaaaaatgttataaatattttattctaaagtCCTAaagtaaaatgcaaataacgTAGCAATTTGGCTTCGTACGTATTTGATCAACAACTGGTAACTTCAATCTTTAAACTAGCAGCAaaagatatatctttttgaTAACTGCAAATGTAtcataataagataaataagttTACTACTTTGAGGACGAAAATGATATCTGTGATAAatctaacaaaataaatttttttacgcggTAGGAGATAAAGTTTaccttaaaaaaaacttaataattataacttataattataaataatatatcatttttatcatttaattatttgtttacttGAACATTTTGACAATCTACGAAAGAAGATTTATGCGTGTATTTTACTGATTGTATCCTACAAtagaatatatactataagcattattttatattgagttttatcaaaaatcaaaatacactaattatttatttattagttttataatttgatcgTAAAAATCAATCATTACAACtgatgagaaaaaaagtttcaaaaagtAACATAAGAACTCACaatttacatacacacacaggCACGCACACGAACTTGACATGCTACAAAGAATCTATCATCAAGAGACATGAAGTAATATTGAgtcgattaatatatttgaatcattGAGAAGATCGCTTGAAACATTCATAGCTATTGGTCACGAGTCGAAAATCACGTAAAAAGTGATCGAGtacaaacatttataatacaagaggaaaaaaattgttgaaaacgTTAAAATCAtgcaattatgtattttagtgAAAGTGTTAATGCTAATGAGAGTGATGGCTATTGCGTTATTATCGGAAATTCTGGAGGATTACGAAACTGAGGTAATATAAGTTTTCAAGAAAGTATTTTCATGTGacctgatttaattttaagtagaTAAGagattttttcataaagaaaattaaatattttacattgtagATAATAGATTACTTATTTTGAATTGTTTAATGTCACTTAGATAATTAAAGAGTTTTTAatggtattaaaaatatatattaaatttgttaattctgtcatacatttaaaaattaatgtatgttatatggtacaaaattaaacttaattgagacagtatattaaaatttaaatgtaaaaatagaatttttaaatataaatttttaatatttaatttttatttctctaaaaatgtctatttatatttattaattttatattttaaaacttacattaaattaattttttttatttaacgatattttaatgtagaaaattaaaattttttaattaaaataaattatacctaTGCGTAATAAAACAGCTACTAAATTAGATCGGTACAGTGGAATTTCAAATTGATCCTCAATCAATTAAGGTCAAtagtcaaattaataatatgtataatgtctGTCATTCACTATATATGCGTgcttatatgttattttttacttattgtaatttcttatttttgtcaCTGAAGAATAcaaaacattacatataatattgttttaaaacacgttttgaaatatataatttatcaaatatataatatgttgaatatatgtatagtaacgtaaatacaaataatgaaCAGATTGTAAAGcaaaataacaaaacaaaatatctgCTGTTTTAAttggattatttaaaaatttaacgcaaTTTCTAACAAAACTGAAAGTTgctttaaaatgttaagaatatatatctatatagcatatttattaatttcattacgtAGAACTCTGTTTTCATTacttttcgatttttattcatCAAACTATccacaaaataaatttctatctagTCGCtcatgtatttttcattattcgaCCGACACTTACAaactatataatgtatatttttcaacaggATAGCTCAACTTTCGAGATCAGTGATCACTACatgttatcaaatatttcttctcaCAACGTGACTGTATTAAATGATACTGGTAAGAGTTTACAATCCTAATATCTACAATCCTAAAATCTAAactgataaattaaaacaaaatatgtatataaaactttatcaaaataaaattgaaccccaaaaaattataaaaataatttaactttttcaattgaagaaaaaatgaaaattgaatctaaatatacaaattatactaAGAAATATCTCtcaacaacaaaaaaaatataaataaaaattccattgtcaagaaagaaaaaaaatagataatgtaCGCATAAAACagtaaaaaagtaaatctcattattttattagttatatcGTTTTTTAAACAGTCACAAATCTTATagtaatagtatttatttacttcagCTTTTACAATTCAGCCAAGAAGGGACTTGGTTTACAAAAAACCTACACACTCATTCTTCCACACCATACCTCCTTTACATCTTAAAACTAATTCCATCTGCATATAATCAATCCAAGTGTAACTCTTTTCATAAATCTTTCAatacatacaatttattactatattacaatatatttcaaaacagAAAAGTACCTTTCATAACTAATACTATTTACAACttcacaatataataataatactaatactataatgtatatatgacataatatcatatactatttacattttttacattttcaatcTCTTTTTGTATCAACTTTACTTTTGTACCAATTACAGTGACCAGATTTCCTTATCACCAGCCAAGGACTAATGTTACACATGCAACATGTAACCTGACAATTACACTATAACTAATATCTAATTACCCTTATACATCAAGATTTTGAATTAAAGCTAACACACAGACttgtagagaaaaatgttttatagtgTAGACtataaaacatgtaaaaaagAGTCACAAATCTTATATTTCAGCCGATATTAActataaacaaagaaaataagcATATATTAGAAGAAAGGCAATAATGAAGAAGATAAAAGTCAGTTtcacagaaaaataatttttctgcgtAACTAACGCTTGATTATCCTGCGTCTAGTTTTCATTGACccttagaatttaattttgtattttacattaaacatcttattaattacttaatttttatatattttaagaattaatattagcTACTGATTATCTCTATActgatcataatttttatcatactttgtagtttaaatttatcttttttattattttatttatagaaatgccTATTATCTAAAGTTTAGATGATAGCTAtctaaatttacttataagatacataaaatatatagactatttttttattaataatttaaaaaattgtccgatttttatcttttttcaattattgattttttatgtataattatgatatatctaCGATTTTGAAGTCTccaaaaagatttaattatattatatatatactttcgtccttatatataattatatacaattttaaaatctgcAGGTATCCTACCAAGCGAACCAAAATTTCCTATGGCATTTGTAGattttgacaataaattaaacaagaaaGCCAATATTTCTGTGATATTCAAGTAAGAAATCTAAATTCTTGTATTCTTTTATGAAAGCTTTAATTCTGTCAGAAATTtacttgaaataaaagaaaaactaaaatatatacttttttatacagaTGGGAAAAACCTGAATTTACAAAcggtgtaataaaaaaatacagagtCGAGTATTGGTTCAGTAAGAATTTGAAGacaattataaacattaatatctcAGCTACACAAGTCTTATTGATATACAAGGCGTACAATTTAAAACCTAATACAACGTACTATTTTAGAGTACAAGCACATAATGAAGTTGGTGCTGGTCCTTACACGGATTTCATCAATGTGTTTACGGACAAAAATCAAACAACTCTATTATTAGCGTTCATATGGCGTATAATGCTTGTACAGAGTAAGTTTTTTAACTTGAGACtgcaaaatatctcaaaaactataagagttataaaaaaaaatgttttaaataaaagttataaggtTTCAAGGGGCATATAAGATGATGCCACTGATTTCACCTTGAATAATTGTTTGAAGATCACATAATGGTCATAATGGTTTTAACATCTTAAATGGAACCCCCCATTTTTCATTGCACATTCTTGTAGattacctcgagagcttttcaaaacactataataaagtatttttttattaaatcccTTTCGTTTGTTATAAGGCTCAAAagctataatattttgacataaaatacaaaatatcttgtaaaacatTTAGTTTTCGGTAATCTTATCTTAATACTCTCTTACGCATAGAATAATAAGACGAgtcaattggtgtaaaaaaaaacaaacaattgtcctaaagaaataaatatgattttgcaACGAGcaactacatattttttgtatatttatcggATATAGGTTTGGAGAACTTTGGGTCTAACAAATATGAAGCCACAGAACAAAACGTCACTTACTCAGAATTAGAACGTAAGCTTTATTGGATCAATAGAAAGAGCGAGCTaatgacaaataattttgatccAAGCGCAATCGACCTAAATGTCACAAAAATAACTAAGCTCAACGCATCTTTTACGTCTAATCTTCACATCAATTGGGTGACAAGAAATCTTTATTGGACAGAATATGGCCCTACCAATAAGATTATGAAGTTAGACTTAGCATTGTTGCAAACTGGAATAGTCAAATACGATAATATTCTagagaggaaaaataaatttatttgtttaaatgtaCTGCCGTCTATAGGGTACATTAAAGTTCATccgtctaaaaaaattaatattaactttccttctttcaattaatacaattatgaaTAAGAttccataatttataatattttcaaccaaaatcatattaaattactaaagttataaaacaaatttttaatacgttCGCAACGTATagcaaaataaatagttttaacatagccattaattttattaaacatttattgacATTAGCATATATCACTGGTGGTCAAAAACAGAAGACAAGCTTGTTTCAGCGATAGCATACGGTAACGTCGcgaatgtattaaaaatttgttttataatttttcagtaatttaaaatgatttttattgaaaattataaattgtggaattataaatttatataacattacaaaatttttaaataattccatATTAGTGTTAAGTATTTgtgattataataacattttataattagagactaataaatattttttctagataTCTTTATTGGCTAGAACAAAATTCGTTTCATCAATATGTGATAATGCAATCGGATTTCAATGGGAAAAATGTGAAACCTCTTTTGGAAAACAATCTATGTTCCTGCCAATACAAAAAACAATTAGATTCATTAAAGTTCATACAGGTTGACAACACGAATATTGATAAACCATTAATGTATTGGATATGTACAATAGAATCGACAGATAGCTTAATCGTAACTGATATTTATGGTTGTAAGTGCAATCTGATTTTAGAagcaaatgaaatatatattaactttttcatgattgacaatataaatctttactgGTACACCaagaaactattttatattttggaaaaaaagtaTGCACTTCTCGAAAGCAAAGAAGACGCATTTAAATatgttcaaaaaataaattggactcaatttttatatatatatggatctGTCTTACCTgttggtaattttttacaaccaTATCCCTCGACAAAATGTCTGATACCTGACGTAAACAAGTTTCATCAATCCTTAATTGAAAGAAGCAAAGTTATGAAGAAAACCTCGAACAGTATCGTCGTGAGCATTCCGGAGCCAGTTCCAATTGACGGATGCAAGAGCTACAATTTAGCCACAACTACATATATCATCTCCGTGAGCTATCAAACATGTTTGAACAATGATCTTCAAGAATTTAAGGTGCAGACgtataaacaatattacgaaatacaaaatttaacgCCGCTCACCACGTACACGTTGAAATTGGCACTCAGCAATTTCTATGTCGACATGTTTTCGATGGACTTGCAATTCAGTGaggatataataatgaaaactaACGCTGACAAGCTCAACGCGCCGGAAAATGTGACGGTTCAAGTTCTAACGCCTACTTTGGCGGAAGTCTTTTGGATGCCACCTAAGAACTTAAACTGCGTGGCAGTAAACTATGAGGTGCATTGGGAGTCAacctttttttcaaatagcACACGAAAAACAATTCTTCAACATGAATATGACATATACCATATCGATAAATCCGAACATAGAGACGGCAAGTTTTCCATGAAAATTCATCCGCTGGTACCAGGACAGAAATACTTGACACATGTGCGAGTGTATCCGGTAAATTTCAGCGATATGTTCAATGATAGTTTGAGCAAAAGCATCTACATGTATCCGGCAccgaataatttaatgttgaGCGGGTTcagtacaaataatataaatatttcgtggAACCTTAGCGAAAATATAACCCATTATACACTGAAATACCAACAAGTTCAAACGCAAATATGGCAAATCGCAAACAATACTGAGAGGTATAATGATacagtaaaatattgtatagaaAACTTATCGCCAAAAACTCTATATGAATTTCGCTTGATTCTGAGATATCACAAGTATGAGAAAGACTTTACATGGCCGATTGATGGAGGATTTACTTTTACAACGCGTGGTAGGCAAATGAATAcatgtatttactttttagaaatgttttcataaatttttaaattagaaattaaataataagcttcaagtaaaaataaataaaataaagaattttaaattgtgtaaCGAAGGTGATGTTCCAAGCGCTCCTGGGATGCCTACTTTAACGAAGCTCCAAAATTTCACGTACCAGTTAAATTGGGAACCTGTGCGAGCTCAAGATTCACAAGTGACTTTGTATCAATTGGAAGGTTTAATTGTCAAAaatgattacaaaaaaaataatcagattGACGAAAAAGACAAACATTggaatttatatcataatggGACAGAAAGTTACTGGACAATTACGAAAGACATGCATCAGAAATATCAATTTCGCGTGAAGGCTACAAACACTTACGGCTCTGGAAAATGGAGCAAATTAAGTGAAATGATTGATTTAACGGAATCTATCGAAATATCAGCTAAGCAATATGATGtaccaataatattaatagtcaTTGGTCTTGTCATTGCTGTAATCTggttatattattgtaaatatctgatattaattttcaactttaattgtaaattactttagatttaatatacctatatataaagattttataaaaatagtttacatgttaaaaattatttaaacgtggcaatttataatattagacaattatattaaatatactttatctaACAGCACATCGACATCAAAAGAAAAGTAACGGACAGCATGATCCAGCAATACTTCCAATCGAATTAGCAACTTTATACGAAATACCTTACGGGAACGTTGAATTGAATGTGTTGTACGCTCCTAGACTgcaatatatttcgaataaatgtGTACCaactataattgaaaaaaaggaaattaccGTAGGAAATATTCTGGGCAGTGGTGCGTTTGGAAAAGTAagactaattttttattacttaaatgtaTCCCTGAGGATTTTTGTCAATTCTtttaatcagaaaattttaaaaacacattttttaataaatagaatttgatAAATCAAAACTTTCCATAAATAGTTAATAATCTAAACTTATTTCAAACGTACATTTTAcctatttatgttaattacgaaatatttcgcAGGTATTTCAAGGAACCGTCAAGGATTTGGAAGGATCAGGCACAACGCCTGTCGCCATAAAAATGCTACGAAAAAATGCTTCctcgaaacaaaaaaaagaattcttacaGGAGGCCAAGCTTATGAGCCACTTTCGCCATACACACGTTTTAAGATTGTTGGGTATCTGTATGGACGCGGATTCACCATGGCTCATATTAGAATTAATGGAAGCTGGTGActtactaaaatatttgagaCAGAGTCAAACCTTCCAACCGTCAGATTCACACGCTTTGCGTCTGCAAGATTTACTCTCCTTGTGCGAAGATGTAGCGCGAGGTTGTTGCTATTTAGAAAAACTGCATTTTGTGCATAGAGATCTCGCCTGTCGAAATTGCTTAATATCCGCGGGAAATCGAAGAAACCGTATTGTAAAAATCGGTGATTTCGGACTAGCTAGAGATATTTACAGGGATGACTATTACCGCGTAaaggtaaatataattatttgaaagagaaataaaattttttttctacatttttatacattgtaataatattatacatttgtaagctgattagaatgtaaaaaggaaattatttttatttgtatagaGAAGGAACGATGACTCAACTTTGTAACTACACATAATTCTAGCTTAAAAAATAGACGATTTCGACAAAaaacttattacatttttttaaaattgtattttagaaAGGAGAGGGCTTGCTTCCTGTTCGTTGGATGGCACCGGAATCTTTGGTATACGGAATATTTACCTCGCAAAGCGATGTTTGGGCATTCGGGGTGTTAATGTGGGAAATTACGTCATTGGGGGCGCAACCCTATCCTGCCAGAAGTAATGTCGAAGTAATGCAGTATGTGCGTACGGGGGGCAAGCTGCCGAAACCTCTCAATTGTCCACCGATActgtataatttaatgcagCATTGCTGGAAAGCGACGAACGATAGGCCAAACTTCGTGCTTTGTctcgaaaatattgaaactttAAGAAACAACACAGAAGATGCGATACTGAGCTCAATAGATATTATACAAGACGTGTAGAGTTGAATTAATCGTATTTCTTTTACGCGCATATTATTACATGGAGTAATAAGTATTTGCAAATCGATATAATAtgtcgattaaaaaatatttcaaaataataatagtattatttttacttttactcatatttcataatatatttaacattaaattgtttgttttactaatattacaatatgatTATGTTAatcagattataatataaggttaatataaatacaaagattTTAATGTGTTTCTTTAACACGTAGACATGAAAAAAGCTGCaacaaataacataaataatttatatttgttataagtaatttaggagaagacaatttttctcaaatgtcGGAGATGCAAACTGATAACGTGAGCTTCTTTtcaattatgatttaattttttgttctacGAAATAAGTATCTTCTTTACGATTATGTCAACTCGATATCgccaaattatattatataactatattataatgaaatttgtattaaatgtattgaaatttgtaaattttatctctattttatcACATGTTTTATATACGTGTTTAATCTCCAGGCATATTGatgaatatttgatataattatcaataagtATTGCTTATTAAGGATCACAATTGAAGTGACAATTTCTATCCTACCCCCGAAATACGTAGCTACGCGTAAGAAGAATGCCTGCGTCGGCAGTTGCACGACAATCGGCAATCGGTCGAAAATAATAAGCAAGAGACGTTGGTGTGTGTGTGAGCTCTTCTGGTCGACTCGAACGTGCAAAACACAGAGACAGTCTGGGGTGAGAGAAAGGGGATAGAGCGTGCTTATCGTGCATCGTCTCCAGCTACCTTCTCCTATTGCTTTTCCTCTCCCATCATCGCCCTCCTCCCTCatctttccctctttttctccctTCCCCGCTTACTTCTCAACTTTCCTGCAAATGCCTCAGCTGacgtttgcaaaaaaaaagcaCGAGGACCCGTGTGTTGCGAGATTCATATGTATGCGAGCTACGTCGAACTTTGCTAATCTAGATGGAATACGCGATCGTCGGAAAATAATTCAGATCTAATTAAGCTCGGGATATCGAGCTTTATCGagtatattgttaataaatattatagcgTTGCGTATGTTTGTCtgtctttctatctctttttgtcaattcttgataaaatatttttttcctgtcTTAGTTTCCATTTTCCGGACAGATGGAAGATCTTGTTGAAAATACAGCCAACAGTATCTCTGAATTTTTAACCGCAAATGATGCTTCAAATGATGTCATGGAACCTTTGACGTAATCGCTTCCTTGACCGAGCGATTTTTGAGAGCTTCTGCCGGCACTTGTAATCGATTTTACTGCCGTTTGTCGAGCCATCGATAGTCATTATATAGCTAAAAACGATGATGTGATAATCTCTTTAATCATACTTTTTATACTtctttattatctaataaaacgaataaaaagcTCTAATAATGcctatataatgtttatttcgtttctttatctaaaaattaaataaactaaaataaataaaaaaattaattaaattttcttatttaaccGTTTTacttttacgaaaaaaataataaaattactttgacACGATTTTTTtcgttgaattttaattttaaataagtcgTATCgtttcatatgtatattattatgtatactaaattattatgtagactattattatgtatgtatattatgtatacatgaGCTAGAATATTACGAAAAGCACGCACTACTTACACGGTTTTTCATTCACGCGTTCGACTgcctttacaaaaaaaatatgagtcaagaaagtatttatatatcttaaaatcaaGTGTTGTTTTGTCATCTGCAAAGTATAGCAATAATGTCGATAAAATGCAGTCGTCACGTGAAGATAACAGAATGCGCCAGAAAACGAATTGCACAAGAAATACGTCAAGTGGTGCGGCAATCTAGTATTCCCGGTGCTATTGCAGGTCCAATGACCTGATTGTTGCGATTCGGAAAATTTGTCCCTCCTCCCCCTCTTCTTCCGTGTTTCtccgtttattaaaaaatttattaaaaaagtaattaaggACATGagctgtaataataatttataaaagtagtcgttattaataaatatgattttgaatGTTGAACACGTAAAGATACaaggaaatataaaagagacaaaattgcatttgaaataataagaaaaattccaTCTCTCTGCATTTTTATGAACTTGAGACACTCTGAATATAAAGTAtagctatatatgtataaaaagtttaaagtgcgaattaaaattgagaaCTCCGCTCTTGAGAGGAGACTTGAAGatcgtataaaattacacatcAAGATATCGATAGAAGCTGtactttcaatataattaattgcgaCATCGCTAATGAGATTCCTTGttaagtacatattttattattatttttggtgAAAATTCTCTCGTTTAtctacactgaaaaaaaaatttatttaatccaaaaaaatatttagttcaatacgttcaaataagtatttatttaaattaaacaaaaacatatttgaatcaataaaatatattgcttgaatagtaaaatagacaatatattttactaattcaaatatatttttgcttaatttaaataaatacttgtttGAACGTAttcaactaaatatttttttagattaagtaaattttttttcagtgtactttttatattatttacgtttttaatcttaatttattttttaaagatacatttaTCTCGCAAATCAGTCTCcttttttaccttttatatGCCTTTTCCAACTATTTTGCACATATTGACACATATGTATACTCTTTCGATAAGTGGCCACTCGACACTGTACGAACGAGACGAACACGTACCTTTCTATTCGTGGCACAATTTTCGGggatcgatatatcgatcggcATACTAGTGTCTTCAAATAGCAGGGTAGTTAGCGCCTCTCTGCCAAAGACTTTCAGGAGAACAGTGACAATGAGAAATGAAGGAAAACATAATGCATATCTCTCTGCACATACACTGTTATTGCACACTTTGttcaaatttcattaatatactCGAGAAAAAATGTCTTAATATGTTGAATCTTTGTTACATAATGTATCTGTTGTTGCCTACCCTTAATTCttggagaaaatatataacatgtacTTCTCTTTCAATCTTgagaatattacatattttaataataagcatctaattaatttattctatgttaatttaaaaattttattttccgattagcaaacttttttttttatgtgtctATAGAAAAAGTTACATCGCAGAATATTAAAGGAAAGGGAgag from Anoplolepis gracilipes chromosome 6, ASM4749672v1, whole genome shotgun sequence harbors:
- the LOC140667238 gene encoding proto-oncogene tyrosine-protein kinase ROS-like, producing MQLCILVKVLMLMRVMAIALLSEILEDYETEDSSTFEISDHYMLSNISSHNVTVLNDTGILPSEPKFPMAFVDFDNKLNKKANISVIFKWEKPEFTNGVIKKYRVEYWFSKNLKTIININISATQVLLIYKAYNLKPNTTYYFRVQAHNEVGAGPYTDFINVFTDKNQTTLLLAFIWRIMLVQSLENFGSNKYEATEQNVTYSELERKLYWINRKSELMTNNFDPSAIDLNVTKITKLNASFTSNLHINWVTRNLYWTEYGPTNKIMKLDLALLQTGIVKYDNILERKNKFICLNVLPSIGYLYWLEQNSFHQYVIMQSDFNGKNVKPLLENNLCSCQYKKQLDSLKFIQVDNTNIDKPLMYWICTIESTDSLIVTDIYGSKKTHLNMFKK
- the LOC140666905 gene encoding proto-oncogene tyrosine-protein kinase ROS-like, which translates into the protein MKKTSNSIVVSIPEPVPIDGCKSYNLATTTYIISVSYQTCLNNDLQEFKVQTYKQYYEIQNLTPLTTYTLKLALSNFYVDMFSMDLQFSEDIIMKTNADKLNAPENVTVQVLTPTLAEVFWMPPKNLNCVAVNYEVHWESTFFSNSTRKTILQHEYDIYHIDKSEHRDGKFSMKIHPLVPGQKYLTHVRVYPVNFSDMFNDSLSKSIYMYPAPNNLMLSGFSTNNINISWNLSENITHYTLKYQQVQTQIWQIANNTERYNDTVKYCIENLSPKTLYEFRLILRYHKYEKDFTWPIDGGFTFTTRGDVPSAPGMPTLTKLQNFTYQLNWEPVRAQDSQVTLYQLEGLIVKNDYKKNNQIDEKDKHWNLYHNGTESYWTITKDMHQKYQFRVKATNTYGSGKWSKLSEMIDLTESIEISAKQYDVPIILIVIGLVIAVIWLYYSHRHQKKSNGQHDPAILPIELATLYEIPYGNVELNVLYAPRLQYISNKCVPTIIEKKEITVGNILGSGAFGKVFQGTVKDLEGSGTTPVAIKMLRKNASSKQKKEFLQEAKLMSHFRHTHVLRLLGICMDADSPWLILELMEAGDLLKYLRQSQTFQPSDSHALRLQDLLSLCEDVARGCCYLEKLHFVHRDLACRNCLISAGNRRNRIVKIGDFGLARDIYRDDYYRVKKGEGLLPVRWMAPESLVYGIFTSQSDVWAFGVLMWEITSLGAQPYPARSNVEVMQYVRTGGKLPKPLNCPPILYNLMQHCWKATNDRPNFVLCLENIETLRNNTEDAILSSIDIIQDV